The Streptomyces sp. NBC_01275 genome has a segment encoding these proteins:
- a CDS encoding DUF1015 domain-containing protein — MNTAGHSEATAPRGLELTPFRGLRYDPDRVGSLAAVTSPPYDVVVRPDGLHQLQDADPYNIVRLILPQATTPSARTDQAADTLRRWLAEGVLTVDPEPALYVYEQRHADGMLQRGLIGLLRVSEPADGTVLPHEDVIPHVVADRAALMRATHANLEPLLLTYRGDGTTADIVDRTAAQPPLLSTTTEDGYSHRLWAITDPAETADVQADLAHHQALIADGHHRWATYRRLRAEHPSPSPWDHGLVLLVDTARYPLRVRAIHRLLHGLPVAEALAAVEGLFRVQRLETPLPEALQTLADAACAGNAFLLAGDGAFHLLDRPDPALLARTVPADHPAAWRTLDATVLHATLLDHVWHIPEDSPAHIAYIHDTAATVDKAERDGGTAVLLHPVREEVVRDLARQGVTMPRKSTSFGPKPASGLVLRALDL, encoded by the coding sequence ATGAACACAGCAGGTCACTCGGAAGCAACGGCGCCCCGAGGCCTGGAACTCACCCCGTTCCGAGGCCTGCGCTACGACCCCGACCGGGTCGGGAGCCTTGCCGCCGTCACCTCCCCGCCGTACGACGTCGTCGTCCGCCCCGACGGTCTGCACCAACTCCAGGACGCGGATCCGTACAACATCGTCCGGCTGATCCTGCCGCAGGCCACCACGCCCAGCGCCCGCACCGACCAGGCCGCCGACACGCTGCGCCGCTGGCTCGCCGAGGGCGTCCTGACGGTCGATCCCGAGCCCGCCCTGTACGTCTACGAACAGCGGCACGCCGACGGCATGCTCCAGCGCGGCCTCATCGGCCTCCTGCGCGTCTCGGAGCCCGCGGACGGCACGGTCCTCCCCCACGAGGACGTCATACCGCACGTCGTCGCGGACCGAGCGGCCCTGATGCGCGCCACCCACGCCAACCTCGAGCCCCTCCTCCTCACCTACCGGGGCGACGGCACGACGGCCGACATCGTGGACCGTACGGCCGCACAGCCGCCGCTCCTGTCCACCACCACGGAGGACGGCTACAGCCACCGCCTCTGGGCGATCACCGACCCCGCCGAGACCGCCGACGTCCAGGCGGACCTGGCCCACCACCAGGCCCTGATCGCCGACGGCCACCACCGCTGGGCGACGTACCGCCGACTCCGCGCGGAGCATCCCTCCCCCAGCCCCTGGGACCACGGCCTGGTCCTCCTGGTCGACACGGCCCGCTACCCCCTGCGCGTCCGCGCCATCCACCGCCTCCTGCACGGCCTGCCGGTCGCCGAGGCCCTGGCGGCGGTCGAGGGGCTGTTCCGGGTGCAGCGCCTGGAGACCCCTCTGCCGGAGGCGCTGCAGACCCTGGCGGACGCGGCCTGCGCGGGCAACGCGTTCCTGCTGGCGGGCGACGGCGCCTTCCACCTCCTCGACCGCCCGGACCCGGCGCTTCTCGCCCGCACCGTCCCCGCCGACCACCCCGCGGCCTGGCGCACCCTGGACGCGACGGTCCTGCACGCCACGCTCCTCGACCACGTCTGGCACATCCCCGAGGACTCCCCCGCCCACATCGCCTACATCCACGACACGGCCGCCACGGTCGACAAGGCGGAACGCGACGGCGGTACGGCCGTCCTGCTGCACCCGGTCCGCGAAGAGGTCGTCCGCGACCTGGCCCGCCAGGGCGTCACGATGCCCCGCAAGTCGACGTCGTTCGGCCCGAAGCCGGCCTCCGGCCTGGTCCTGCGCGCACTGGACCTCTGA
- a CDS encoding DNA-3-methyladenine glycosylase, with amino-acid sequence MIATPDRTPLPRAFFDRPVLEVAPDLLGRFLVRTTPDGPITLRLTEVEAYDGANDPGSHAYRGHTARNEVMFGPPGHVYVYFTYGMWHCMNLVCGPEGRASAVLLRAGEVVEGTELARKRRLSARYDKELAKGPARLATALDVDRTLDGTDACTKGDTPLRILTGTPVPSDQVRSGPRTGVSGDGAVHPWRYWVADDPTVSPYRAHAPRRRSS; translated from the coding sequence ATGATCGCGACCCCCGACCGTACGCCCCTGCCCAGGGCCTTCTTCGACCGCCCTGTGCTGGAAGTGGCCCCGGACCTCCTGGGCCGCTTCCTCGTCCGTACGACCCCCGACGGTCCGATCACCCTCCGCCTGACAGAGGTCGAGGCCTACGACGGCGCGAACGACCCCGGCTCCCACGCCTACCGCGGTCACACGGCCCGCAACGAGGTGATGTTCGGTCCGCCCGGTCATGTGTACGTCTACTTCACCTATGGCATGTGGCACTGCATGAACCTCGTCTGCGGTCCGGAGGGCCGGGCGAGCGCGGTTCTGCTGCGCGCCGGCGAGGTGGTCGAGGGCACGGAGCTGGCGCGTAAACGTCGACTCTCGGCCCGATATGACAAGGAACTGGCCAAAGGACCTGCCCGCCTGGCCACCGCCCTGGACGTGGACCGAACCCTCGACGGCACGGACGCGTGCACCAAGGGGGACACCCCCTTGAGGATCCTGACCGGCACCCCGGTCCCCTCCGACCAGGTACGCAGCGGTCCGCGCACCGGAGTCTCCGGCGACGGAGCCGTCCACCCCTGGCGGTACTGGGTCGCTGACGACCCGACAGTGAGCCCCTACCGGGCCCATGCCCCCCGACGCCGCTCAAGTTGA
- a CDS encoding sporulation protein has product MAFKKLLASLGAGGASVETVLTEVNVVPGGVVQGEVRIQGGSVNQQIEGLSVGLQAKVEVESGDQEYKQDIEFTKVQLGGAFELQAGAVHTVPFGLEIPWETPVTTIDGQPLRGMHIGVTTELAIARAVDSGDLDPVNVHPLPAQKAILDAFIQLGFRFKNADMERGHIRGTRQKLPFYQEIEFFPPSQYRGLNQVELSFVADENAMDVILEMDKKPGLFSEGSDTFRSFQVGLHDYQATDWAAYLNQWLSEVGSKRNWF; this is encoded by the coding sequence ATGGCGTTCAAGAAGCTGCTCGCGAGTCTGGGGGCCGGCGGGGCTTCGGTCGAGACGGTGCTGACCGAGGTCAACGTCGTTCCGGGCGGTGTCGTCCAGGGCGAGGTGCGGATCCAGGGCGGGTCCGTCAACCAGCAGATCGAGGGGCTGTCCGTCGGACTGCAGGCCAAGGTCGAGGTCGAGAGCGGCGACCAGGAGTACAAGCAGGACATCGAGTTCACGAAGGTGCAGCTCGGCGGGGCCTTCGAGTTGCAGGCGGGCGCCGTGCACACGGTGCCGTTCGGGCTCGAGATCCCGTGGGAGACGCCGGTCACCACGATCGACGGTCAGCCGCTGCGCGGAATGCACATCGGAGTGACGACGGAACTGGCGATCGCGCGGGCCGTGGACTCCGGCGACCTCGACCCGGTCAACGTCCACCCGCTGCCGGCGCAGAAGGCGATCCTGGACGCGTTCATCCAGCTGGGCTTCCGCTTCAAGAACGCGGACATGGAGCGCGGTCACATCCGGGGCACCCGGCAGAAGCTGCCGTTCTACCAGGAGATCGAGTTCTTCCCGCCGTCGCAGTACCGGGGTCTGAACCAGGTCGAGCTGAGCTTCGTCGCCGACGAGAACGCGATGGACGTCATCCTCGAGATGGACAAGAAGCCGGGGCTGTTCAGCGAGGGCAGCGACACCTTCCGCTCGTTCCAGGTGGGTCTGCACGACTACCAGGCGACCGACTGGGCGGCGTACCTCAACCAGTGGCTGTCCGAGGTCGGCAGCAAGCGCAACTGGTTCTAG
- a CDS encoding YbhB/YbcL family Raf kinase inhibitor-like protein, with protein MTELKRRPLPHDFHPSVPSFTVTSADFAEGATLKDDQVYAEGNTSPQLRWEGFPPGTKSFAVTCYDPDAPTGSGFWHWVLFDIPASVTELPAGVGSGKFDGLPEGAVHARNDYGSKDFGGAAPPPGDGSHRYVFTVYAVDQEKLGPDADASPAVVGFNLRFHTIARAQLIGAYEHPAEG; from the coding sequence GTGACCGAGCTCAAGCGGCGGCCGCTCCCCCATGACTTCCATCCGTCCGTGCCGTCGTTCACGGTGACGAGCGCGGACTTCGCGGAAGGCGCGACGCTCAAGGACGACCAGGTCTACGCGGAGGGGAACACCTCGCCGCAGCTGCGGTGGGAGGGCTTCCCGCCCGGGACCAAGAGCTTCGCGGTGACCTGCTACGACCCCGACGCCCCCACCGGCAGCGGGTTCTGGCACTGGGTGCTGTTCGACATTCCGGCCTCCGTGACCGAGCTGCCGGCGGGCGTGGGCAGCGGGAAGTTCGACGGGCTGCCCGAAGGGGCCGTGCACGCGCGTAACGACTATGGATCGAAGGACTTCGGTGGGGCCGCGCCGCCGCCCGGGGACGGGTCGCACCGGTACGTCTTCACGGTGTACGCGGTGGACCAGGAGAAGCTCGGTCCGGATGCCGACGCCTCACCCGCCGTCGTCGGCTTCAATCTGCGGTTCCACACGATCGCCCGTGCTCAGCTGATCGGTGCGTACGAGCATCCCGCGGAGGGATGA
- a CDS encoding HNH endonuclease codes for MRDTLVLNASFEPLSTVTLNRAVVLVLQDKAVVEQAHPELRMRGAAVDIPAPRVIRLCRYVRVPFRRQAPWSRRGVLVRDRHRCAYCGRRATTVDHVVPRAQGGRDSWLNTVASCAEDNHRKADRTPDQAGMPLLRQPFEPSPADAMLLSLGHEDFDALPDWLAQPAA; via the coding sequence ATGCGAGACACGCTGGTGCTGAACGCCAGTTTCGAGCCGCTGTCGACGGTGACGTTGAATCGAGCCGTCGTTCTGGTGCTCCAGGACAAGGCCGTCGTCGAGCAGGCCCACCCCGAACTGCGTATGCGCGGGGCCGCGGTCGACATACCGGCGCCCCGGGTGATCAGGCTGTGCAGGTATGTACGGGTGCCCTTCCGAAGACAAGCCCCGTGGTCGAGGCGGGGTGTGCTGGTGCGGGACCGGCACCGGTGCGCGTACTGCGGCCGCCGGGCGACGACCGTGGACCACGTGGTGCCGAGGGCGCAGGGCGGCCGGGACTCGTGGCTGAACACGGTCGCGTCCTGCGCGGAGGACAACCACCGCAAGGCGGACCGGACTCCGGACCAGGCGGGTATGCCGCTGCTGCGGCAGCCGTTCGAGCCTTCGCCGGCGGACGCGATGCTGCTGTCCCTGGGACACGAGGACTTCGACGCGCTCCCGGACTGGCTGGCCCAGCCCGCGGCCTAG
- a CDS encoding SPFH domain-containing protein — protein sequence MDAVIIVLIILVVLVFIALIKTIQVIPQASAAIVERFGRYTRTLNAGLNIVVPFIDTIRNRIDLREQVVPFPPQPVITQDNLVVNIDTVIYYQVTDARAATYEVASYIQAIEQLTVTTLRNIIGGMDLERTLTSREEINAALRGVLDEATGKWGIRVNRVELKAIEPPTSIQDSMEKQMRADRDKRAAILTAEGTRQAAILTAEGEKQSQILRAEGESKAAALRAEGEAQAVRTVFEAIHAGDPDQKLLSYQYLQMLPKIAEGDANKLWIVPSEIGDALKGLSGAMGNFGNPGGNSGSGNSGGNSGGSSGNNERREKPSID from the coding sequence ATGGATGCGGTCATCATCGTCCTGATCATCCTGGTGGTGTTGGTCTTCATCGCCCTGATCAAGACGATCCAGGTCATCCCACAGGCGAGCGCCGCGATCGTGGAGCGCTTCGGCCGCTACACACGCACGCTCAACGCGGGTCTCAACATCGTCGTCCCGTTCATAGACACCATCCGCAACCGCATCGACCTGCGCGAACAGGTCGTCCCGTTCCCGCCGCAACCGGTGATCACCCAGGACAACCTGGTCGTCAACATCGACACGGTCATCTACTACCAGGTGACCGACGCCCGGGCCGCGACCTACGAGGTCGCCAGCTACATCCAGGCGATCGAGCAGCTCACCGTCACCACGCTGCGGAACATCATCGGCGGCATGGACCTGGAGCGCACCCTGACCTCCCGCGAGGAGATCAACGCGGCCCTGCGCGGCGTCCTCGACGAGGCCACCGGCAAGTGGGGCATCCGCGTCAACCGCGTCGAGCTCAAGGCCATCGAGCCGCCCACCTCCATCCAGGACTCGATGGAGAAGCAGATGCGCGCCGACCGTGACAAGCGCGCCGCGATCCTCACCGCGGAGGGCACGCGCCAGGCCGCCATCCTCACCGCGGAGGGCGAGAAGCAGTCCCAGATCCTGCGCGCCGAGGGCGAGTCCAAGGCGGCCGCCCTGCGCGCCGAGGGCGAGGCCCAGGCCGTCCGCACGGTCTTCGAGGCCATCCACGCCGGCGACCCGGACCAGAAGCTCCTCTCCTACCAGTACCTCCAGATGCTCCCGAAGATCGCCGAAGGCGACGCCAACAAGCTCTGGATCGTCCCCAGCGAGATCGGCGACGCCCTCAAGGGCCTCTCCGGCGCGATGGGCAACTTCGGCAACCCGGGCGGCAATTCGGGCAGCGGCAACTCCGGCGGCAACTCCGGCGGCTCAAGTGGCAACAACGAGCGCCGCGAAAAGCCCTCCATCGACTGA
- a CDS encoding NfeD family protein: MDDIDAWVWWLVGAAALGIPLVVTAMPEFGMFAVGAVAAAVTAGLGLGAVPQVLVFVIVSVALVAVVRPIANRHSRQRPRLATGIDALKGRQAVVLERVDRAGGRIKLAGEVWSARALDTDHAYEVGQEVDVVDIEGATAIVM, from the coding sequence GTGGACGACATCGACGCATGGGTGTGGTGGCTCGTCGGCGCAGCGGCGCTCGGAATCCCGCTCGTGGTGACCGCGATGCCGGAGTTCGGCATGTTCGCGGTCGGCGCGGTGGCCGCCGCCGTCACGGCGGGCCTGGGCCTCGGAGCGGTGCCACAGGTCCTCGTCTTCGTCATCGTCTCGGTCGCCCTCGTCGCCGTCGTACGCCCCATCGCGAACCGGCACAGCAGGCAACGCCCCCGACTCGCCACGGGCATCGACGCGTTGAAAGGCCGACAGGCCGTCGTCCTGGAGCGCGTCGACCGCGCCGGGGGCCGGATCAAGCTCGCCGGAGAGGTCTGGTCGGCGCGCGCACTCGACACCGACCACGCCTACGAAGTGGGTCAGGAAGTCGACGTCGTGGACATCGAGGGGGCCACGGCGATCGTCATGTGA
- a CDS encoding ABC transporter ATP-binding protein: protein MSDVLELQDVSVVREGRALVDQVSWSVKEGERWVILGPNGAGKTTLLNLASSYLYPSKGTATILGETLGSPGTDVFELRPRIGMAGIAMADKLPKRQTVLETVLTAAYGMTAGWQEEYEDVDEQRARAFLDRLGMSDYLERRFGTLSEGERKRTLIARALMTDPELLLLDEPAAGLDLGGREDLVRRLGRLARDPIAPSMIMVTHHVEEIAPGFTHVLMIRQGKVLAAGPVELELTSRNLSRCFGLPLVVEQVGDRWTAQGLPLS from the coding sequence ATGAGCGATGTTCTGGAGCTTCAGGACGTATCGGTGGTCCGTGAGGGCCGGGCTCTGGTGGACCAGGTCTCCTGGTCGGTCAAGGAAGGCGAGCGCTGGGTCATCCTCGGTCCCAACGGGGCCGGCAAGACCACGCTCCTGAACCTCGCGTCGAGCTACCTCTACCCCAGCAAGGGCACCGCCACCATCCTCGGCGAGACCCTCGGCAGCCCCGGCACCGACGTCTTCGAACTGCGCCCCCGCATCGGCATGGCCGGCATCGCCATGGCCGACAAGCTCCCCAAGCGCCAGACCGTCCTGGAGACCGTGCTCACGGCGGCCTACGGCATGACGGCCGGCTGGCAGGAGGAGTACGAGGACGTCGACGAGCAGCGCGCCCGCGCCTTCCTCGACCGCCTCGGCATGAGCGACTACCTGGAGCGCAGGTTCGGCACCCTCTCCGAGGGCGAGCGCAAGCGCACCCTCATCGCCCGCGCCCTGATGACCGACCCCGAGCTGCTGCTCCTCGACGAGCCCGCCGCCGGCCTCGACCTGGGCGGCCGCGAGGACCTCGTACGCCGGCTCGGCCGCCTCGCCCGCGACCCGATCGCCCCCTCGATGATCATGGTCACGCACCATGTCGAGGAGATCGCCCCCGGCTTCACCCACGTCCTCATGATCCGCCAGGGCAAGGTCCTCGCCGCGGGCCCGGTCGAGCTCGAGCTCACCTCCCGCAACCTCTCCCGCTGCTTCGGCCTCCCGCTCGTCGTGGAACAGGTCGGCGACCGCTGGACCGCACAGGGCCTGCCGCTGTCCTGA
- a CDS encoding chaplin, whose protein sequence is MNIAKKAAVALTVAGIAAGASAGAAFADSGAEGAAVKSPGVGSGNAVQVPVHVPVNVVGNTANLIGLLNPAFGNTGVND, encoded by the coding sequence ATGAACATCGCCAAGAAGGCCGCCGTGGCCCTCACCGTCGCCGGCATCGCCGCGGGCGCATCGGCCGGCGCCGCTTTCGCCGACTCCGGCGCCGAAGGCGCGGCCGTGAAGTCGCCGGGCGTCGGCTCGGGCAACGCCGTCCAGGTCCCGGTGCACGTCCCCGTCAACGTGGTCGGCAACACCGCGAACCTCATCGGCCTGCTGAACCCCGCCTTCGGCAACACCGGCGTGAACGACTGA
- a CDS encoding chaplin yields the protein MKNLKKAAAVTMVAGGLVAAGAGLASAADGATALGEAKGSPGVVSGNVIQAPVHVPVNVVGNSVNVIGVLNPAFGNLGLNH from the coding sequence GTGAAGAACCTGAAGAAGGCAGCGGCCGTGACGATGGTGGCCGGCGGCCTGGTGGCCGCGGGGGCCGGCCTGGCCTCCGCCGCCGACGGCGCCACGGCCCTCGGCGAGGCCAAGGGCTCGCCGGGCGTCGTCTCGGGCAACGTCATCCAGGCCCCGGTGCACGTCCCGGTGAACGTCGTCGGCAACAGCGTGAACGTCATCGGCGTGCTGAACCCGGCCTTCGGCAACCTGGGCCTCAACCACTGA
- a CDS encoding response regulator transcription factor: protein MADAIKVLLVDDHQVVRRGLRTFLEVQDDIEVVGEAADGAEGVERAEELKPDVVLMDVKMPGTDGIEALRRLRALDNPARVLIVTSFTEQRTVVPALRAGAAGYVYKDVDPDALAGAIRSVHAGHILLQPEVAGALLSQEESNSGQGRGGSLTEREREVLGLIADGRSNREIARALVLSEKTVKTHVSNILMKLDLADRTQAALWAVRHGLTR, encoded by the coding sequence GTGGCTGACGCCATCAAGGTGCTGCTCGTCGACGACCACCAGGTCGTCCGCCGGGGCCTGCGCACCTTCCTGGAGGTACAGGACGACATCGAGGTCGTCGGCGAGGCGGCCGACGGCGCCGAAGGAGTCGAGCGCGCCGAGGAGTTGAAGCCCGACGTCGTCCTCATGGACGTCAAGATGCCGGGCACCGACGGCATCGAGGCGCTGCGCAGGCTCCGCGCACTCGACAACCCCGCGCGCGTGCTGATCGTCACCAGCTTCACCGAACAGCGCACGGTGGTCCCGGCCCTGCGCGCGGGCGCCGCCGGATACGTCTACAAGGACGTGGACCCGGACGCCCTGGCCGGCGCCATCCGCTCCGTCCACGCGGGCCACATCCTGCTCCAACCCGAGGTGGCGGGTGCCCTGTTGTCCCAGGAGGAGTCCAACTCAGGCCAGGGGAGGGGCGGTTCGCTGACGGAACGGGAGCGCGAGGTGCTCGGCCTGATAGCGGACGGCCGCTCCAACCGCGAGATCGCCCGCGCCCTGGTGCTGTCCGAGAAGACGGTGAAGACCCACGTCTCGAACATCCTGATGAAACTCGACCTCGCGGACCGCACCCAGGCCGCGCTGTGGGCCGTACGCCATGGTCTGACGCGTTGA
- a CDS encoding GAF domain-containing sensor histidine kinase: MSQGPRSGLAAVSAALLAMSRHLEVRDVLKTIVASARELLDAQYAALGVPDDHGGFAQFVVDGVSDEQWKAIGPLPRQHGILAAMLQEARPERLADVRKDPRFEGWPSAHPDMSDFLGLPIRDGDEVIGALFLANKLCAAEGDPPHPPRGKPEGSCGFTEDDEELLAILAQHAAIALTNARLYERSRELTITEERSRLAHELHDAVAQKLFSLRLTAQAAAALVDRDPVRAKGEIQQVAALAAEAADELRAAVVELRPAALDEDGLIATLRTQIQVLDRAHTARVTFAGRSFRALPAAQEEAVLRVAQEALHNALRHSGAEHVEVTLERRARGAVLRVADDGGGFEPRTVRSAGRHLGLVSMRDRTNGVGGTLTVESAPGKGTTIEMEVPGG, from the coding sequence ATGAGTCAAGGCCCCCGGTCCGGCCTCGCCGCGGTCAGCGCCGCGCTGCTGGCCATGAGCAGGCACCTCGAGGTGCGCGACGTCCTCAAGACGATCGTCGCCTCCGCCCGCGAACTGCTCGACGCGCAGTACGCCGCCCTCGGCGTCCCCGACGACCACGGAGGCTTCGCCCAGTTCGTCGTCGACGGCGTCAGCGACGAGCAGTGGAAGGCCATCGGCCCGCTGCCCCGCCAGCACGGCATCCTGGCGGCGATGCTCCAGGAGGCCAGGCCCGAGCGCCTCGCCGACGTGCGCAAGGACCCGCGCTTCGAGGGCTGGCCGTCCGCCCACCCCGACATGTCCGACTTCCTGGGCCTGCCCATCCGCGACGGCGACGAGGTCATCGGCGCGCTGTTCCTGGCCAACAAGCTGTGTGCTGCGGAGGGAGACCCTCCGCACCCCCCGCGCGGGAAGCCCGAGGGGAGCTGCGGCTTCACCGAGGACGACGAGGAGCTGCTGGCGATCCTCGCCCAGCACGCCGCGATCGCCCTCACCAACGCCCGCCTCTACGAGCGCAGCCGCGAGCTGACGATCACCGAGGAACGCTCCCGGCTCGCGCACGAGCTGCACGACGCGGTCGCCCAGAAGCTGTTCTCCCTGCGCCTCACCGCCCAGGCCGCCGCCGCCCTCGTCGACCGAGACCCGGTCCGCGCCAAGGGCGAGATCCAGCAGGTCGCCGCGTTGGCCGCCGAAGCCGCCGACGAACTGCGCGCGGCCGTCGTCGAGTTGCGCCCCGCCGCCCTGGACGAGGACGGCCTCATCGCCACCCTGCGCACCCAGATCCAGGTCCTCGACCGCGCCCACACTGCGCGCGTGACCTTCGCCGGCCGGAGCTTCCGCGCCCTCCCGGCCGCACAGGAGGAGGCCGTGCTCCGGGTCGCCCAGGAGGCCCTGCACAACGCCCTGCGGCACTCCGGAGCAGAACACGTCGAGGTGACGCTGGAGCGCCGTGCCCGCGGGGCCGTCCTCCGGGTCGCCGACGACGGCGGCGGCTTCGAGCCCAGGACGGTCCGCAGCGCGGGACGCCACCTCGGCCTCGTCTCCATGCGGGACCGGACGAACGGGGTCGGCGGCACGCTGACCGTGGAATCGGCGCCCGGCAAGGGCACCACGATCGAGATGGAGGTCCCCGGTGGCTGA
- a CDS encoding SDR family oxidoreductase — protein MPVAIITGASKGLGRALAEALAARGWDLVLDARTAEVLKETAAAVGKHGGAVEALAGDVTDPVHRSALVAAAGRLGGCDLVVSNASALGAEPLVRLEALDLAGLRRALEVNVVAALGLVQEALPLLRDAREGAVIAVSSDAAAEAYETWGGYGASKAALDQLAAVLGAEEPGLRVWAVDPGDMATDLYAAAVPEDGEARPEPGSVAPGFLRLLDERPASGRYAAPALSEGRR, from the coding sequence ATGCCGGTAGCGATCATCACGGGGGCCTCGAAGGGGCTGGGGCGGGCGTTGGCCGAGGCGCTGGCCGCGCGGGGGTGGGATCTGGTGCTCGACGCGAGGACGGCGGAGGTGCTGAAGGAGACGGCGGCGGCGGTCGGGAAGCACGGGGGCGCGGTGGAGGCGCTCGCGGGGGACGTCACGGATCCCGTGCACCGGTCGGCGCTGGTGGCGGCAGCCGGGCGGCTCGGCGGCTGCGATCTGGTGGTGAGCAACGCGAGCGCGCTGGGCGCCGAGCCGCTGGTGCGGCTGGAGGCGCTGGACCTGGCGGGGCTGCGGCGGGCGCTGGAGGTGAACGTCGTGGCCGCCCTGGGGCTGGTCCAGGAGGCGCTGCCGCTGCTGCGGGACGCGCGGGAGGGCGCGGTGATCGCGGTCAGCTCGGACGCGGCCGCCGAGGCGTACGAGACGTGGGGCGGCTACGGGGCGTCGAAGGCGGCCCTGGACCAGTTGGCGGCGGTGCTCGGCGCGGAGGAGCCGGGGCTGCGGGTGTGGGCGGTGGACCCCGGGGACATGGCCACGGACCTGTACGCGGCGGCCGTACCGGAGGACGGGGAGGCGCGGCCGGAGCCGGGCAGTGTGGCGCCGGGCTTTCTGCGGCTGCTGGACGAGCGGCCGGCGAGCGGCCGGTACGCGGCTCCGGCGCTGTCGGAGGGACGGCGATGA
- a CDS encoding S-adenosylmethionine:tRNA ribosyltransferase-isomerase, with protein sequence MTLTVEVPEELSARVPAEQRGPGRDRGDVRLLVSRGAEVAHHVFRELPCLLRAGDLLVVNTSATLAAAVDGRIGHARVVVHFSTRGDDGRWAVELRDPDGKGTTRARAGGPAGAEVRLPGGVRLILEGALSGGGGRLWWARVSGGAVLGLLREHGRPIRYSYTERDQPLSVYQTVFALPSADGSGSAEMPSAARPFTAGLVAELVSRGVQFAPITLHTGVASAEAHEPPYPERFAVPEASARLINAVRAGKGRVIAVGTTAVRAVESAAVADGVVRAREGWTDLVVTPERGVRAVDGLLTGLHEPEASHLLMLEAVAGRAAIDRGYDEALRGLYLWHEFGDVHLILPEGDLTQSVASATAGENEPGLV encoded by the coding sequence ATGACGCTGACCGTAGAGGTGCCCGAGGAGTTGTCGGCGCGGGTGCCGGCCGAGCAGCGCGGGCCCGGGCGGGACCGGGGCGACGTACGGCTGCTGGTGTCGCGGGGGGCGGAGGTCGCGCATCACGTGTTCCGGGAGTTGCCGTGTCTGTTGCGGGCCGGGGATCTGCTGGTGGTGAACACGTCGGCGACGTTGGCGGCCGCGGTGGACGGGCGGATCGGGCACGCGCGTGTGGTGGTGCACTTCTCCACGCGTGGGGACGACGGGCGGTGGGCGGTCGAGCTGCGGGATCCGGACGGGAAGGGCACCACCCGCGCGCGTGCGGGCGGGCCGGCGGGGGCGGAGGTGCGGCTGCCGGGAGGGGTGCGGCTGATCCTGGAGGGGGCACTGAGCGGTGGCGGTGGGCGGCTGTGGTGGGCGCGGGTGTCCGGCGGGGCGGTGCTCGGGCTGCTGCGGGAGCACGGGCGGCCCATTCGTTACTCCTATACGGAGCGGGATCAGCCGTTGTCCGTGTATCAGACGGTGTTCGCGCTGCCGTCGGCGGACGGGTCGGGCAGCGCGGAGATGCCGAGCGCGGCGCGGCCCTTCACGGCGGGGCTGGTGGCGGAGCTGGTGAGCCGGGGGGTGCAGTTCGCGCCGATCACGTTGCACACGGGGGTCGCCTCGGCGGAGGCGCACGAGCCGCCGTATCCGGAGCGGTTCGCGGTGCCGGAGGCGTCGGCCCGGCTGATCAACGCCGTGCGGGCCGGGAAGGGGCGGGTGATCGCGGTCGGGACGACGGCGGTGCGGGCCGTGGAGTCGGCGGCCGTGGCGGACGGGGTCGTACGCGCGCGTGAGGGGTGGACCGATCTCGTGGTGACGCCCGAGCGCGGGGTGCGGGCGGTGGACGGGCTGCTGACCGGGCTGCACGAGCCGGAGGCCTCGCATCTGCTGATGCTGGAGGCGGTGGCGGGGCGGGCCGCGATCGACCGGGGGTACGACGAGGCGCTGCGGGGGCTGTACCTGTGGCACGAGTTCGGGGACGTGCACCTCATCCTCCCGGAGGGGGACCTGACCCAGAGCGTTGCTTCGGCAACTGCCGGTGAGAACGAGCCGGGGCTGGTGTGA